In Aurantimicrobium minutum, the following proteins share a genomic window:
- the dnaE gene encoding DNA polymerase III subunit alpha — protein sequence MAKNNDSFVHLHVHSEYSMLDGAARVKPLIQAAVDAGMPAIAITDHGNMFGAYDFWNTATDAGIKPIIGTEAYLTPGTHRTDKTRVRWNNGGDDDVSGGGAYTHMTLLSASTEGMHNLFKMSSLASLEGYYFKPRMDRELLNTYGKGLIATTGCPGGEIQTRLRIGQYAEAREAAAEFRDIFGAENFFVEIMDHGLDIERRVVTDLIKLSKDLGLPLVATNDLHYTHAHDADAHAALLCVQSGSTLDDPNRFKFESNEFYLKSAAEMRRLFADYPEACDNTLLIAERCETSFEKRDLMPRFPVPEGETEASWFAKEVAAGLEKRFPQGVPEAHQAQAKYEVDVIIQMGFPGYFLVVADFIAWARKQGIRVGPGRGSAAGSLASYAMGITELDPLHHGLIFERFLNPERVSMPDVDVDFDDRRRGEVIKYVTEKYGDDRVAQIVTYGTIKAKQALKDSARVLGMPYSVGEKLTKAMPPSIMGKDISLTEIMDPQSARYKEANDFRSVLESDVDAQTVFNTAQGIENLKRQWGVHAAGVIMSAEPLMDVIPIMKREDDGAIITQFDQPPCESLGLLKMDFLGLRNLTVIQDALVNIKNNRGITVEPETLDLDADPATYELLSRGDTLGVFQLDGGPMRALLRQLKPTNFEDISAVIALYRPGPMGMNSHTNYALRKNGLQEIEPIHPELEEPLSEILGTTYGLIVYQEQVMAVAQKVAGFTLGQADVLRRAMGKKKKSELDKQFADFEAGMISNGYSPSAVKILWDTLMPFADYAFNKAHSAGYGVLSYWTAYLKANFPAEYMAALLTSVGDSKDKLGMYLSECRRMGLNVLAPDVNESDGVFSAVGTDIRFGMGAIRNVGFGVVEHIKAARLEKGRFDSFHDFLKKVPLPVANKKTLESLIKAGAFDAMGNTRRALVEIHEDAVESAVSLKRNEANGQVDLFGDMFEFEQDHTQVPDRPEFTKRDKLAFEREMLGLYVSDHPLAGLELQLAKHATITINELTTNDQTNDGDIVVLAGLVTEVQRRIAKKSGNAYGIIKLEDFGGELDIMLLGRTYQEFGPMLETDMVLAVKGRVNVRDDGVNIQAMSMFVPDLGSNITNNAPLNLVLPEIRATSSTVSELSEVLKRHPGESEVRLKLTRGDVARVFELPARVNVNSDLFGELKSLLGPGCLG from the coding sequence ATGGCGAAGAACAACGACTCGTTCGTTCATCTCCACGTACATTCTGAATACTCCATGCTTGATGGCGCTGCTCGCGTCAAACCACTTATCCAGGCAGCTGTTGATGCTGGTATGCCGGCAATTGCGATTACCGACCATGGAAACATGTTTGGGGCCTACGACTTCTGGAACACCGCGACCGATGCCGGAATTAAGCCCATCATTGGTACAGAGGCTTACCTCACTCCGGGAACGCACCGTACAGACAAAACTCGTGTTCGTTGGAACAACGGGGGAGATGATGACGTCTCCGGTGGTGGCGCTTATACCCACATGACGCTCCTATCGGCATCGACGGAGGGTATGCATAACCTCTTCAAGATGTCGTCTCTTGCGTCGCTAGAGGGCTATTACTTCAAGCCTCGCATGGACAGAGAACTACTCAATACCTACGGCAAAGGATTGATTGCGACAACAGGATGCCCAGGTGGTGAAATACAAACCCGTTTGCGTATAGGCCAATACGCAGAAGCTCGTGAAGCAGCAGCTGAGTTCCGAGACATTTTCGGAGCTGAGAATTTCTTTGTTGAAATTATGGATCATGGGTTAGATATTGAGCGACGGGTAGTTACTGATCTGATCAAGCTCTCCAAAGACTTGGGATTGCCTCTTGTAGCAACGAATGATCTTCATTACACGCATGCACACGATGCAGACGCGCATGCTGCATTGTTATGTGTTCAGTCGGGCTCTACTCTTGATGACCCAAACAGATTTAAATTCGAATCTAACGAGTTCTATCTTAAATCTGCAGCAGAAATGCGTCGACTCTTTGCCGATTACCCCGAGGCATGCGACAACACTCTCCTCATCGCAGAACGTTGCGAAACCAGTTTCGAAAAGCGTGACCTCATGCCGCGTTTTCCTGTGCCTGAAGGAGAAACTGAGGCCAGCTGGTTTGCGAAAGAAGTAGCTGCCGGGTTGGAAAAAAGGTTCCCTCAGGGCGTTCCTGAAGCACATCAAGCTCAAGCTAAGTATGAAGTTGATGTCATTATTCAAATGGGTTTCCCCGGCTACTTCCTAGTTGTTGCGGATTTCATTGCATGGGCACGAAAGCAAGGCATTCGTGTTGGACCGGGCCGCGGTTCGGCAGCAGGTTCACTCGCTTCTTATGCCATGGGAATTACTGAACTGGACCCTCTGCATCACGGTCTTATTTTTGAGCGTTTCCTCAACCCTGAGCGTGTTTCTATGCCGGATGTTGACGTTGACTTTGATGATCGTCGCCGCGGTGAGGTCATCAAATACGTCACCGAAAAATATGGTGATGATCGTGTTGCACAAATCGTGACCTATGGCACAATCAAGGCAAAACAAGCACTGAAAGACTCTGCCCGTGTACTTGGTATGCCATATTCGGTCGGTGAAAAACTGACAAAGGCAATGCCGCCCTCGATTATGGGCAAAGATATCTCCCTTACCGAGATCATGGATCCCCAGTCAGCGCGATATAAAGAAGCAAATGATTTCCGCTCAGTCTTGGAATCTGATGTTGATGCGCAAACAGTGTTCAACACAGCTCAGGGAATTGAAAATCTCAAACGCCAATGGGGTGTTCACGCTGCTGGTGTGATCATGTCGGCTGAACCGCTGATGGATGTTATCCCCATCATGAAACGCGAAGATGATGGAGCAATCATCACCCAGTTTGACCAGCCCCCTTGTGAGTCTTTGGGGCTACTCAAAATGGACTTCTTGGGTCTTCGTAACCTCACGGTTATTCAGGATGCTTTGGTCAATATCAAGAACAACCGTGGAATTACCGTAGAACCTGAAACACTTGACCTAGATGCAGACCCTGCAACGTACGAACTCCTCTCTCGAGGGGACACACTTGGAGTTTTCCAGCTCGATGGCGGTCCCATGCGTGCACTATTGAGGCAATTGAAACCAACAAACTTCGAAGATATTTCCGCGGTTATTGCCCTTTACCGACCAGGTCCAATGGGAATGAATTCGCATACAAACTATGCGCTTCGCAAAAATGGTCTGCAAGAAATTGAGCCCATTCATCCTGAGCTTGAAGAACCACTTTCTGAGATTCTGGGAACAACATACGGCCTCATTGTCTATCAAGAGCAAGTGATGGCTGTCGCGCAAAAAGTCGCAGGCTTCACACTAGGGCAAGCAGATGTTTTGCGTCGCGCCATGGGAAAGAAGAAGAAGTCGGAACTGGATAAGCAGTTTGCCGATTTCGAAGCGGGAATGATTTCCAACGGATATTCGCCCAGTGCCGTCAAGATTCTCTGGGATACCCTCATGCCATTCGCTGACTACGCCTTCAACAAGGCTCATTCTGCAGGGTATGGCGTTTTGAGTTATTGGACCGCGTATCTCAAGGCAAATTTCCCAGCAGAGTACATGGCTGCACTGTTGACTTCTGTGGGTGATTCCAAGGACAAACTTGGTATGTATCTCTCTGAATGTCGACGTATGGGTCTGAACGTCCTCGCTCCCGACGTCAACGAATCTGATGGTGTCTTTTCGGCAGTTGGAACAGATATCCGTTTTGGCATGGGTGCCATACGTAACGTGGGATTTGGAGTCGTTGAACATATCAAAGCAGCACGCTTGGAAAAAGGAAGATTCGATTCATTTCATGACTTCTTGAAGAAAGTTCCACTTCCAGTAGCAAATAAAAAGACGTTGGAATCACTGATCAAAGCCGGTGCTTTTGACGCTATGGGTAATACCCGAAGAGCACTGGTCGAAATTCATGAAGACGCGGTCGAATCAGCAGTCAGCCTGAAGCGTAACGAGGCAAACGGGCAAGTTGACCTTTTCGGCGACATGTTTGAATTTGAGCAGGATCACACTCAAGTTCCTGATCGTCCCGAATTCACAAAGCGTGACAAACTCGCCTTTGAACGTGAAATGTTGGGTCTTTACGTATCTGATCACCCTTTGGCAGGGCTAGAACTCCAATTGGCGAAACACGCCACTATCACCATCAATGAGCTCACTACGAACGATCAAACAAATGATGGCGACATTGTTGTTCTGGCTGGACTGGTGACAGAAGTTCAACGGCGCATTGCTAAAAAGTCAGGAAACGCATACGGAATAATCAAGCTCGAAGATTTCGGGGGAGAGCTTGACATAATGCTGCTGGGGCGCACGTATCAAGAATTTGGCCCCATGCTCGAAACTGACATGGTGCTTGCAGTCAAGGGTCGAGTTAATGTTCGTGATGACGGTGTCAACATCCAAGCTATGAGCATGTTTGTTCCAGATCTCGGATCAAACATCACGAACAATGCACCGCTAAATCTTGTGCTTCCGGAAATCAGAGCAACATCTTCGACAGTGTCAGAGCTATCAGAAGTACTCAAAAGACACCCAGGTGAATCAGAAGTTCGACTCAAGCTCACACGAGGAGATGTTGCCCGTGTTTTCGAATTGCCAGCACGAGTGAACGTGAATTCTGATTTATTCGGTGAACTCAAGTCACTTCTCGGTCCTGGCTGTCTCGGGTAG
- the hisD gene encoding histidinol dehydrogenase: protein MIRTIDLRGTRPNREELLALIPRNSLDVQTASSIAAELISDVCERGVLALQEQAFNLDGVSGHNIRVPQEHIDQAVAELSSQLRSSLEETISRVRLGSQAQVPSQTSTVIAPGATIIQRWQPVERVGLYVPGGKAVYPSSVIMNVVPAQVAGVTSIALASPPQAQYDGRVHPTILAAAGLLGISEVYAMGGAGAVGAFAFGVPDLGLTPVNVVTGPGNIYVAAAKRLVRGTVGIDSEAGPTEILIIADSSANPAFVAADLISQAEHDEMASAVLVTDSEVFAAATAQEISRQAPLTKHAERVETSLNGNQSALVIVDDLDIAVDFSNAYGPEHLAIHTSNAHQLVTSINNAGAIFVGDFTPVSLGDYSAGSNHVLPTAGQALFSSGLGAYTFLRPQQIVEYTKDALSSVAEGIRSLSDDEDLPAHGDAVDIRFQQEDN from the coding sequence ATGATTCGAACTATAGACCTTCGCGGAACACGACCTAATCGAGAAGAATTACTTGCCTTAATTCCACGTAATTCACTTGATGTTCAGACCGCTTCAAGCATCGCTGCTGAGTTAATCTCAGACGTTTGTGAACGTGGCGTTCTCGCATTACAGGAGCAAGCGTTCAATTTAGATGGTGTCTCAGGCCACAATATTCGTGTCCCTCAAGAGCATATTGACCAAGCTGTTGCTGAACTCAGCTCACAACTTCGCTCTTCACTCGAAGAAACTATTTCTCGCGTTCGGCTCGGATCTCAAGCTCAGGTTCCTTCTCAAACTTCCACAGTGATTGCTCCCGGTGCGACCATCATTCAACGCTGGCAACCAGTTGAACGGGTCGGTTTATACGTACCTGGCGGCAAGGCAGTTTATCCATCCAGCGTGATCATGAATGTAGTTCCTGCCCAGGTAGCAGGCGTGACCTCTATCGCATTAGCCTCACCGCCCCAAGCGCAATATGACGGAAGAGTTCATCCGACCATCTTGGCTGCTGCTGGCCTCCTCGGAATTTCTGAGGTTTATGCGATGGGCGGTGCAGGAGCTGTTGGAGCGTTCGCATTTGGCGTTCCAGATTTGGGACTGACACCTGTTAATGTCGTCACCGGTCCAGGAAATATTTATGTTGCCGCCGCAAAACGCTTGGTCCGGGGAACTGTTGGTATCGATTCTGAAGCTGGACCAACGGAAATATTGATCATCGCAGACTCTTCTGCCAATCCCGCTTTCGTTGCAGCTGATCTTATTTCCCAAGCAGAACATGATGAAATGGCATCTGCAGTCCTGGTGACAGATTCTGAAGTTTTCGCTGCTGCAACTGCGCAGGAAATTTCTCGGCAGGCGCCGTTAACAAAACATGCAGAACGTGTGGAGACCTCACTCAATGGCAATCAATCAGCGCTTGTCATTGTCGATGACCTCGATATTGCTGTTGATTTCAGTAATGCATATGGTCCAGAACATTTAGCAATTCATACCTCTAATGCACATCAGCTTGTTACTTCGATCAATAATGCAGGAGCTATTTTTGTTGGTGATTTCACTCCGGTGAGTCTGGGGGATTATTCAGCGGGGTCTAATCACGTTTTGCCCACGGCTGGACAGGCTCTCTTTTCATCAGGCCTTGGAGCGTATACATTTTTGAGACCTCAGCAAATTGTGGAATATACCAAGGACGCCTTGTCGTCAGTAGCCGAAGGCATCAGATCACTCTCCGATGATGAGGACTTACCGGCTCACGGTGATGCTGTAGATATTCGTTTCCAACAAGAGGACAATTAG